A genomic segment from Vanacampus margaritifer isolate UIUO_Vmar chromosome 3, RoL_Vmar_1.0, whole genome shotgun sequence encodes:
- the LOC144048580 gene encoding uncharacterized protein LOC144048580: protein MEKPLRGDADCEDIQQLIGCQEKLPIHPPHVKEEDDPLHTHIKEEEDDQQQPHIKEEEQETDVSKLPLIVVSLKKEDDDDDDDDDETQLHPHSPSGSTPSDNVSGSLSDIDETEETLRRDGDCEGDGKQSKGSEKETTRGNKETSQTCKKRVTCSVCSKNFATKQTLITHLRTHTGEKPFSCSFCGKEFAQKGPMLRHIRVHTGEKPFSCSVCSKTFSQKGSIELHMRTHTGEKPFRCSTCGKTFSQKENMVTHMRKHTGEKPFRCSDCGKTFSRKEHVLTHMRTHTGGIPFSCSVCGESYGHRASLNEHMRKHNTESE, encoded by the exons ATGGAGAAACCTCTGAGGGGTGATGCAGACTGTGAAG ACATCCAGCAGCTGATCGGTTGTCAGGAAAAACTTCCCATTCATCCACCACACGTGAAAGAAGAAGATGATCCACTGCATACGCACATtaaagaagaagaggatgacCAACAGCAGCCTCACATTAAGGAGGAAGAGCAGGAGACTGACGTCAGCAAGTTGCCACTGATTGTTGTCTCTCTGAAAaaagaagacgacgacgacgacgatgatgatgatgaaacacAGCTTCATCCTCACAGTCCAAGTGGAAGTACGCCATCAGACAACGTCTCGGGATCATTGTCAGACATTGACGAGACAGAAGAGACTTTGAGGAGGGATGGAGACTGTGAAGGTGACGGCAAACAGTCCAAAGGCTCTGAAAAGGAGACAACTCGCGGCAACAAGGAAACGTCACAAACGTGTAAAAAACGTGTTACCTGCTCTGTTTGTAGTAAAAATTTTGCTACAAAACAAACTTTGATTACACACTtgagaacacacacaggagaaaaacccttTAGTTGCTCATTTTGCGGTAAGGAATTTGCTCAAAAAGGCCCAATGCTAAGACACATAAGAGTGCACACAGGAGAGAAACCCTTTAGTTGCTCAGTTTGCAGTAAAACATTCTCACAAAAGGGAAGTATAGAATTACACATGAGgacacacacaggagaaaaacccttTCGGTGCTCAACTTGTGGCAAAACATTTTCTCAGAAAGAAAACATGGTAACGCACATGAGGAAacacacgggagaaaaacccttCCGCTGCTCAGATTGTGGTAAAACATTCTCTCGGAAGGAACATGTGTTAAcgcacatgagaacacacacaggagGAATACCCTTTAGTTGCTCAGTGTGTGGAGAAAGTTATGGCCATCGGGCCAGTTTGAATGAACACATGCGCAAACACAACACAGAGAGCGAATAA
- the LOC144048538 gene encoding uncharacterized protein LOC144048538, with amino-acid sequence MLAKLQLRDKVRGASVSTAYNIKMLKELIRERLILAADEIFGLFEKTIASYEEQLCRAREESEQRRRQLEDVCKEQFMIHSQDVEQLIVDQEEVPPRLQEGNSEQAVPERPHVKEEEEEEEADGSKSPPTAVSVKSEDDDDEPPEWSRLHRDSPSEDDCEGSPPDDLLAPQSDSDDGERPSEADSGGDDKQLKGSEEEITLNESPSQTNATTSTQKNTLVCSLCSKMFILEESLERHMKTHTVEKPFSCSTCDKSFATKKGLTKHRKTHMVEKPFSCSTCSKAFKIKDSLVYHMRTHTGENPFTCSTCDKSFTSNKALVQHTKRHLKGKPFCCSTCGKTFYLEDNLIQHMRTHTGEKHLSCSICDKRFSSRTGLVKHTRAHTGERPYGCSTCDKSFTSKQGLVKHTRIHTGEKPFSCSICGKAFNAKNNMVQHMRTHTGEKPFSCSTCGQIFSQKNSLVSHMRRHSGEKPFSCPFCSKEFSHKSNMIVHMKLHTG; translated from the exons ATGTTAGCAAAACTGCAACTGAGGGACAAAGTGCGAGGGGCAAGTGTTTCAACTGCCTACAACATCAAAATGTTGAAGGAGTTGATAAGAGAGCGCCTAATTTTGGCCGCCGACGAAATCTTTGGCCTGTTCGAAAAAACAATCGCGTCGTACGAAGAGCAACTTTGTCGAGCCAGAGAGGAGAGCGAGCAACGTCGACGACAACTAGAAGATGTTTGCAAGGAACAGTTTATGATACACAGCCAAG ACGTGGAGCAGCTGATTGTTGATCAGGAAGAAGTTCCACCTCGGCTGCAGGAGGGGAACTCTGAACAAGCGGTTCCAGAGCGCCCGCACgttaaggaggaggaggaagaagaagaggcggATGGCAGCAAGTCGCCACCGACTGCCGTCTCTGTGAAAAgcgaagacgacgacgacgaacCGCCCGAGTGGTCGCGGCTTCATCGGGACAGTCCAAGTGAAGACGACTGTGAAGGATCACCACCGGACGACTTGTTAGCGCCACAGTCAGACAGCGATGACGGCGAAAGACCGAGCGAGGCCGACTCTGGAGGTGACGACAAACAGTTGAAAGGCTCCGAGGAGGAGATAACTCTTAACGAGTCACCTTCTCAAACAAACGCCACGacgagcacacaaaaaaacactttagttTGCTCACTGTGCAGCAAAATGTTCATTCTAGAAGAATCTTTGGAGAGACACATGAAAACGCACACGGTAGAAAAACCTTTTAGTTGCTCAACATGTGATAAAAGCTTTGCTACAAAAAAAGGGCTGACAAAACATAGAAAAACGCACATGGTCGAAAAACCCTTTAGTTGCTCAACATgcagtaaagcatttaaaataaaggATAGTCTGGTATACCACATGAGgacacacacaggagaaaacCCCTTTACTTGCTCAACATGTGATAAAAGCTTTACTTCAAACAAAGCGCTGGTACAACACACAAAAAGGCACTTGAAAGGAAAACCCTTTTGTTGCTCAACATGCGGCAAAACATTTTATCTCGAGGATAATCTGATACAACACATGAGAACGCACACCGGAGAAAAACACTTGAGTTGCTCAATATGCGACAAAAGATTTTCGTCGAGGACAGGCCTGGTCAAACACACAAGGGCACACACGGGGGAAAGACCGTATGGTTGCTCAACGTGTGATAAAAGTTTTACTTCCAAGCAAGGTCTGGTCAAACACACAAGAAtacacacgggagaaaaacccttCAGTTGCTCAATATGCGGTAAAGCATTTAATGCAAAGAATAATATGGTACAACACATGAGgacacacacaggagaaaaacccttTAGTTGCTCAACCTGTGGTCAAATATTCTCGCAAAAAAATAGTCTGGTGTCACACATGAGAAGACACAGTGGAGAAAAACCCTTTAGTTGCCCATTTTGCAGTAAAGAATTCAGTCATAAGTCAAACATGATAGTACACATGAAATTACACAcaggataa